One part of the Bacillota bacterium genome encodes these proteins:
- the spoIVA gene encoding stage IV sporulation protein A, translating to MAEHSLYHDIARRTGGDIYLGVVGPVRSGKSTFIKKFMELLVIPNITNEQDKMRAVDELPQSSGGKTITTTEPKFIPDEAVEVRFDEDFTMRVRLVDCVGYTVESALGYQDERGERLVISPWAEEEIPFQQAAEIGTRKVIADHSTLGLVITTDGSFSELPRDEYQPSEERVIEELKAIGKPFVVILNSNNPDSQQCQQLREELTGIYGAPVIACNCLRLDRKSVDLILREALYEFPVNQANILMPDWVEVLDEDHWLKTGYTEIITNILGTLGKVRDLRCTLEPITEQFEFVNRVSITGSDLGTGEVEITMESPTDLFYSVLTETTGYDVKNAGELFAQMRNLAVAKREYDKIEEALVDVKSQGYGIVPPSLEEMTLDEPEIIRQGSRFGVRLRASAPAIHMIRVDVESEFAPIVGTEKQSEDLVNYILDEFEDNPEKIWESDIFGKSLHSVVKDGIQSKLSNLPPSAQAKLQETLEKIINEGNGGLIAIIL from the coding sequence TTGGCAGAGCACAGCTTATATCATGATATTGCCAGGCGCACCGGCGGAGACATCTACTTAGGTGTCGTAGGGCCCGTACGCAGTGGAAAATCCACTTTCATAAAAAAATTCATGGAGTTATTGGTCATTCCCAATATCACCAACGAACAGGACAAAATGCGGGCCGTAGATGAGCTGCCGCAATCTAGCGGCGGTAAAACGATTACCACCACCGAGCCGAAATTTATTCCCGACGAGGCAGTTGAAGTCCGTTTTGATGAAGACTTCACCATGAGGGTAAGACTTGTGGACTGCGTCGGTTATACTGTGGAAAGCGCCCTGGGTTATCAAGATGAACGGGGAGAGCGTTTGGTTATTTCCCCATGGGCAGAAGAGGAAATACCCTTTCAGCAGGCTGCGGAGATTGGCACCCGCAAAGTAATTGCCGATCATTCAACGCTTGGATTGGTTATTACAACTGATGGTTCTTTTTCCGAGTTGCCCAGGGATGAGTACCAGCCGTCAGAAGAGCGCGTTATTGAGGAATTAAAGGCAATCGGCAAGCCGTTTGTAGTAATACTCAATTCCAATAATCCCGATTCACAACAGTGTCAACAGCTGCGTGAAGAATTGACGGGTATTTATGGAGCGCCGGTGATTGCTTGTAATTGTCTGCGTTTGGACAGAAAGAGCGTTGATCTTATCCTTCGGGAAGCACTGTATGAGTTTCCGGTAAATCAGGCCAATATTTTGATGCCTGATTGGGTGGAAGTGTTGGATGAAGATCATTGGTTAAAAACCGGGTATACCGAGATAATCACCAATATCCTCGGCACTTTGGGGAAGGTCCGGGATCTGCGGTGTACGCTGGAGCCAATTACTGAGCAGTTTGAGTTTGTCAACCGGGTGTCAATAACCGGTTCGGACCTGGGAACTGGTGAAGTGGAAATTACCATGGAGAGCCCGACGGACTTATTCTACTCGGTGCTTACTGAGACTACCGGTTATGATGTTAAAAATGCCGGAGAGCTGTTTGCACAGATGCGGAACCTTGCCGTGGCTAAGCGTGAATACGATAAGATTGAAGAGGCGCTGGTAGACGTCAAGAGCCAGGGATATGGAATCGTCCCGCCGTCATTAGAGGAAATGACCTTAGATGAGCCAGAAATCATCCGCCAGGGCAGTCGGTTTGGTGTTCGTCTACGCGCCAGTGCGCCGGCAATCCATATGATCAGAGTTGATGTTGAGTCGGAGTTTGCACCGATAGTCGGCACTGAAAAGCAAAGCGAGGATTTGGTAAATTATATTCTTGACGAATTTGAAGATAATCCTGAAAAAATCTGGGAATCAGACATATTCGGTAAATCTTTACATTCAGTTGTCAAGGATGGTATCCAATCCAAGCTTTCCAACTTACCGCCAAGTGCCCAGGCGAAATTGCAGGAGACATTGGAAAAAATTATCAACGAGGGCAATGGCGGCCTGATCGCGATTATTCTGTAG
- the der gene encoding ribosome biogenesis GTPase Der, producing the protein MLPIVSVVGRPNVGKSTLFNKFMQKRIAIVEDTPGVTRDRLYAATDWNGFHFMLVDTGGFVWDGDVLDAAVTRQAEEAVAESDCIIFVVDAKAGVTGADEELASILRKRNKPVLLAVNKVDSFADSSAKVAEFYGLGLGEPIPVSAANGLNIGDLLDQLVIHLEKLPEGTEDDGIPVAIIGRPNVGKSSLINRLSGSERSVVSSIPGTTRDAVDTRIVHDDINYTFIDTAGIRKKSRLASGVEYYSMLRSIRAVQRCEIALLVLDAVDGVTEQDKRIAGIAHEAGKAIIILVNKWDAVERDTHTMHQFREEIYRELKFLNYAVIEFISALTGARIQKLFPLIHGTVEQYNMRISTGLLNDLLNDALAANPPSAKGKKVRIYYGTQVGVKPPRFVLFCNEPEFVHFSYLRYLENRFREAFGFMGSPIQFILRKRGEKQ; encoded by the coding sequence ATGTTGCCAATTGTTTCTGTGGTCGGGCGCCCCAATGTGGGGAAGTCTACTCTGTTTAATAAGTTCATGCAGAAGCGGATTGCCATTGTCGAGGATACCCCGGGAGTGACCCGGGATCGTTTGTACGCAGCCACTGACTGGAATGGATTTCATTTTATGCTAGTGGATACCGGCGGTTTTGTCTGGGATGGTGATGTTTTAGACGCCGCCGTCACCAGGCAAGCTGAAGAAGCTGTTGCAGAAAGTGATTGTATAATCTTCGTTGTCGATGCCAAGGCAGGCGTTACCGGGGCTGATGAGGAGCTGGCTTCCATTCTCCGCAAGCGAAATAAGCCGGTGCTGTTGGCGGTAAATAAAGTCGATTCCTTTGCCGACAGCAGCGCCAAAGTGGCGGAATTCTACGGCCTCGGGCTTGGAGAACCGATTCCAGTTTCAGCCGCCAACGGCCTGAACATCGGGGATTTGCTGGATCAGTTGGTTATTCATCTGGAAAAATTGCCAGAGGGAACTGAAGATGACGGCATTCCGGTTGCGATAATCGGCCGACCCAATGTCGGGAAATCATCTTTGATTAATCGTCTATCCGGGAGCGAACGCTCTGTTGTAAGCTCAATTCCAGGAACGACCAGGGACGCTGTCGATACCAGAATCGTTCATGATGATATAAACTACACATTTATCGACACAGCCGGCATTCGCAAAAAGAGTCGACTTGCTTCCGGCGTGGAGTATTACAGCATGTTGCGAAGTATCCGCGCTGTACAACGCTGTGAGATTGCCCTGTTGGTCTTAGATGCGGTGGATGGTGTAACGGAACAGGATAAGCGGATTGCCGGCATTGCCCATGAAGCCGGTAAAGCAATAATTATCTTGGTCAATAAATGGGATGCTGTCGAACGTGATACCCATACCATGCATCAGTTCCGGGAAGAAATTTATCGGGAACTCAAGTTTCTCAATTATGCCGTAATCGAGTTTATTTCGGCCCTGACCGGCGCTAGGATACAAAAGCTGTTTCCGCTCATCCACGGGACTGTGGAGCAATACAACATGCGGATTAGCACAGGCCTGCTTAACGACTTATTAAACGATGCGTTGGCAGCCAATCCACCTTCAGCTAAGGGCAAGAAAGTGCGGATCTATTATGGAACCCAAGTCGGTGTTAAGCCGCCTAGATTTGTGCTCTTTTGTAATGAACCCGAATTCGTGCACTTTTCATATCTCCGTTACCTTGAAAACAGGTTTCGGGAGGCCTTTGGCTTTATGGGATCGCCAATTCAGTTTATTCTACGTAAACGGGGGGAAAAGCAATGA
- a CDS encoding DUF512 domain-containing protein, translated as MLRVARAAPAGIGWELGIAPGDKILTINGNKVNDILDYHFHINCQTVAIEILSANGELTVYDIEKDYDDDLDLEFDFVTRSCANKCVFCFIDQQPPGMRQTLYVKDDDYRLSFLHGNYVTLTNLSEKDLARIIDEHLSPLYISIHATDPTVRRAMLGKDRGRNLVEILERLAANGILFHGQIVLCPGYNDGQVLEQTLSDLLTMANQLLSLAIVPVGLTKHRQGLPQIPSVDPQTAQTTIELADTYRERFYQLTGRRTVYIADEIFLLSGRTVPERKYYEDFSQLENGVGMVRKTLMDLETVAQKPKYKSSFQRVLLLTGTLAAPVLTRAQTVLEAKLAGLELTVKGVENRFLGKTITVAGLLSGSDIIRTLKGESRPPDLLVVPGTAVRAGCFVDDYTLDELTAVARCQVEARETILDLFELLAGGEE; from the coding sequence CGGGGATAAAATTCTTACTATCAATGGTAATAAAGTCAATGATATTCTGGACTATCATTTTCATATCAATTGTCAAACTGTGGCAATTGAAATTTTGTCGGCAAATGGTGAGCTGACAGTTTATGATATAGAAAAGGACTATGATGATGACCTCGACCTGGAATTTGATTTTGTAACAAGAAGCTGCGCCAATAAATGCGTGTTTTGTTTTATCGACCAGCAGCCGCCGGGGATGCGGCAGACTCTATATGTCAAGGACGATGATTACCGTCTGTCTTTCCTGCATGGCAATTACGTAACCCTGACCAACTTAAGTGAAAAGGACTTAGCGCGAATTATAGATGAGCATCTATCACCATTATATATCTCGATACATGCCACTGACCCTACAGTCCGCCGCGCCATGCTAGGTAAGGACAGAGGCCGCAATCTGGTGGAGATTTTGGAGCGCCTGGCAGCAAACGGTATTCTGTTCCATGGTCAAATCGTCCTTTGTCCTGGCTACAATGACGGACAGGTTCTGGAACAAACTTTATCAGATTTACTTACGATGGCGAATCAGCTGTTGTCACTGGCAATAGTGCCGGTGGGGTTGACAAAACATCGCCAAGGTCTGCCCCAGATCCCCTCGGTTGACCCTCAGACTGCCCAAACTACTATTGAGCTGGCCGACACATATCGGGAACGGTTTTATCAGCTAACAGGCCGCAGAACTGTATATATTGCTGATGAAATTTTTCTACTCTCAGGGCGTACTGTTCCCGAACGTAAATACTATGAAGATTTTTCGCAATTGGAAAATGGGGTAGGGATGGTCCGTAAGACCCTGATGGATTTGGAAACTGTAGCCCAGAAACCGAAGTACAAGTCTTCTTTCCAACGGGTGCTACTGTTAACCGGCACTCTCGCAGCGCCGGTATTGACCAGGGCGCAGACAGTGCTGGAGGCTAAGTTAGCGGGTCTTGAGCTTACTGTGAAGGGTGTTGAGAATAGATTCTTAGGCAAAACCATCACTGTCGCTGGACTTTTGTCGGGCAGCGACATAATCAGAACACTAAAAGGCGAATCCCGACCCCCGGATTTACTGGTAGTTCCGGGAACGGCGGTCCGGGCCGGCTGTTTTGTAGATGACTATACTCTCGATGAACTGACTGCTGTCGCCCGCTGTCAAGTGGAGGCACGGGAGACAATACTAGATCTATTTGAACTGCTTGCAGGTGGGGAGGAATAA
- a CDS encoding NAD(P)H-dependent glycerol-3-phosphate dehydrogenase: protein MNTRRVAVIGSGGWGTAIAIVLAKKGCQVTLWSRKQEFASKLDKYRENTAYLPGVMLPANIAITADLAVALADADLVAIATPSKAVRETAKAVARYLKTETILVSLSKGLEKETFLPSSQVLAEVTGRPELVAVLSGPNHAEEVARDIPSATVVAATNDSTAQTVQDVFMTPKFRVYTNPDIVGVELAGALKNIIALAAGICDGLGFGDNTKAALMTRGLTEIARLGVQMGADSLTFAGLAGIGDLIATCTSKHSRNWKTGYALGQGESMIAIMERTGMVVEGVRITEIAAQLSEKMSVSMPITCALRDVLQNKQTPLDAVGGLMLRGKTNETEDIVAIKGKLMKI, encoded by the coding sequence ATGAATACGCGCCGTGTTGCAGTTATTGGCAGCGGCGGCTGGGGAACGGCGATTGCCATTGTTCTGGCCAAAAAAGGCTGCCAGGTAACCCTTTGGTCACGGAAACAGGAGTTTGCCTCAAAATTAGACAAATACCGGGAAAATACCGCCTATCTGCCAGGTGTGATGCTGCCGGCAAATATAGCAATTACCGCCGATTTAGCAGTTGCATTGGCTGATGCTGATTTGGTGGCGATTGCAACTCCTTCAAAGGCGGTGCGGGAGACCGCCAAGGCAGTAGCTCGCTATCTAAAAACGGAGACGATTTTGGTTAGCCTCAGCAAAGGTCTGGAAAAGGAAACATTCCTTCCCAGCTCCCAGGTATTAGCAGAGGTAACTGGCCGGCCGGAGTTGGTTGCGGTCCTCAGCGGTCCCAATCACGCGGAGGAAGTGGCCAGAGATATTCCTAGCGCCACAGTGGTGGCCGCCACCAACGACTCCACAGCCCAAACTGTGCAGGATGTATTTATGACTCCAAAATTTCGCGTCTATACCAATCCTGATATTGTTGGGGTGGAGCTGGCTGGCGCTTTGAAGAACATAATCGCGCTTGCTGCAGGAATTTGTGACGGTTTGGGCTTTGGTGATAATACTAAAGCGGCCCTGATGACCCGGGGGCTGACAGAGATTGCACGCTTGGGTGTGCAGATGGGCGCCGACAGTCTTACTTTTGCCGGATTGGCAGGGATAGGAGACCTGATAGCCACATGTACTAGTAAGCATAGTCGCAACTGGAAGACCGGCTACGCGTTGGGTCAGGGGGAAAGTATGATAGCGATTATGGAGCGCACCGGAATGGTGGTGGAAGGTGTTCGGATTACTGAGATTGCTGCCCAGCTCTCTGAGAAAATGTCCGTTAGTATGCCAATCACTTGCGCGCTCCGGGATGTTTTGCAGAACAAGCAGACTCCACTAGACGCTGTCGGAGGTTTGATGCTCCGTGGCAAGACAAATGAGACCGAAGATATAGTGGCAATAAAAGGTAAATTGATGAAGATATAG